The following proteins come from a genomic window of Aquabacterium sp. A3:
- the tkt gene encoding transketolase, with product MSHPTKNITAMANAIRALAMDAVQQANSGHPGAPMGMADMAVALWSRHLRHHPAQPQWFDRDRFVLSNGHASMLIYALLHLTGYELSIDDLKAFRQMHSKTPGHPEVGITPGVETTTGPLGQGITNAVGFALAEKMLATEFNRPGHDIVNHHTYVFMGDGCLMEGISHEAVALAGAWKLNKLIALYDDNGISIDGQVTPWFIDNTAQRFEACGWNVIGPVDGHDVDAVDGAIVKAKLSSDKPTLIICKTAIGKGSPNRANTAKAHGEPLGGDEIKLTREAIGWAHEPFVIPEEVYGDWNAKADGEQLVADWNQRFEAYKALFPAEAAEFERRMKGDLPANFAEIAVQAVATAHEKAETVASRKASQIALEFFTAAIPEMLGGSADLTGSNLTNTKSTPAFRVGDDGKVVTTDGKPGRHINYGVREFGMAAIMNGVALHGGYIPYAGTFLTFSDYSRNAIRMAALMKQRVIHVFTHDSIGLGEDGPTHQSVEHAASLRLIPGLDVWRPADTAETAVAWTMALANKHRPSALLLSRQNLPYAPKTDADVMTQGAYVLAEPAEVGLKKKAVAVIIATGSEVQLALHAQAELAKRGVPVRVVSMPSTTVFDRQDVAYKKAVLPPKLPRVAVEAGVTDFWWKYGVDAVVGIDTYGESAPAGVLFKHFGFTPENVVATVLKVLKNRG from the coding sequence ATGTCCCACCCCACCAAGAACATCACTGCCATGGCCAACGCCATCCGTGCGCTGGCCATGGACGCCGTCCAGCAAGCCAATTCCGGTCACCCCGGGGCGCCGATGGGCATGGCCGACATGGCAGTGGCCCTGTGGAGCCGTCATCTGCGCCACCACCCCGCGCAGCCGCAATGGTTCGACCGCGACCGCTTCGTGCTGTCCAACGGTCACGCCTCGATGCTGATCTACGCGCTGCTGCACCTGACGGGCTATGAGCTGTCCATCGACGACCTGAAGGCCTTCCGCCAGATGCACAGCAAGACGCCGGGCCACCCTGAGGTGGGCATCACCCCCGGTGTGGAGACGACCACGGGCCCGCTGGGGCAGGGCATCACCAACGCGGTGGGCTTTGCGCTGGCCGAGAAGATGCTGGCCACCGAGTTCAATCGCCCTGGCCACGACATCGTCAACCACCACACGTACGTGTTCATGGGCGATGGCTGCCTGATGGAAGGCATCAGCCACGAGGCCGTGGCCCTGGCCGGTGCCTGGAAGCTGAACAAGCTCATCGCGCTGTACGACGACAACGGCATCTCGATCGATGGTCAGGTCACCCCCTGGTTCATCGACAACACGGCGCAGCGTTTCGAGGCCTGTGGCTGGAACGTGATCGGCCCGGTGGATGGCCATGATGTGGACGCCGTGGACGGCGCCATCGTCAAGGCCAAGCTGTCTTCTGACAAGCCCACGCTGATCATCTGCAAGACCGCCATCGGAAAGGGCTCGCCCAACCGCGCCAACACGGCCAAGGCCCACGGCGAGCCGCTGGGTGGCGACGAGATCAAGCTCACGCGCGAGGCCATTGGCTGGGCGCATGAGCCCTTCGTGATCCCCGAAGAGGTCTATGGCGACTGGAACGCCAAGGCCGATGGCGAGCAACTGGTGGCCGACTGGAACCAGCGCTTCGAGGCCTACAAGGCCTTGTTCCCCGCTGAAGCCGCCGAGTTCGAGCGCCGCATGAAGGGCGACCTGCCCGCCAACTTCGCCGAGATCGCCGTGCAGGCCGTGGCCACTGCGCACGAAAAGGCCGAGACCGTGGCCAGCCGCAAGGCCAGCCAGATCGCGCTGGAGTTCTTCACCGCCGCCATCCCTGAAATGCTGGGCGGCTCGGCCGACCTGACCGGCTCGAACCTGACCAACACCAAGAGCACCCCCGCTTTCCGCGTGGGCGACGATGGCAAGGTCGTGACCACCGACGGCAAGCCTGGCCGCCACATCAACTACGGTGTGCGCGAGTTCGGCATGGCCGCCATCATGAACGGCGTGGCCCTGCACGGTGGCTACATCCCTTACGCCGGCACCTTCCTCACGTTCAGCGACTACAGCCGCAACGCCATCCGCATGGCCGCGCTGATGAAGCAACGCGTGATCCATGTGTTCACCCACGACTCCATCGGCTTGGGCGAAGACGGCCCCACGCACCAGTCGGTCGAACACGCCGCCAGCCTGCGTCTGATCCCGGGTCTGGATGTCTGGCGCCCGGCCGACACGGCCGAAACCGCCGTGGCCTGGACCATGGCCCTGGCCAACAAGCACCGCCCCTCGGCACTGCTGCTGTCGCGTCAGAACCTGCCTTACGCGCCCAAGACCGACGCCGATGTGATGACGCAAGGCGCCTACGTGCTGGCCGAGCCCGCCGAGGTGGGCCTGAAGAAGAAGGCCGTGGCCGTGATCATCGCCACCGGCTCTGAAGTGCAATTGGCCCTGCATGCGCAAGCCGAGTTGGCCAAGCGTGGTGTGCCCGTGCGCGTGGTCTCCATGCCCTCGACCACCGTGTTCGACCGCCAGGACGTGGCCTACAAGAAGGCCGTGCTGCCGCCCAAGCTGCCCCGCGTGGCCGTGGAGGCTGGTGTGACCGACTTCTGGTGGAAGTACGGCGTGGATGCCGTGGTCGGCATCGACACCTACGGCGAGTCGGCCCCGGCTGGCGTGCTGTTCAAGCACTTTGGCTTCACCCCCGAGAACGTGGTGGCCACGGTGCTGAAGGTGCTCAAGAACCGCGGCTGA
- the gap gene encoding type I glyceraldehyde-3-phosphate dehydrogenase, whose product MAIKIGINGFGRIGRMVFRAAVQNFANDIEIVGINDLLEPDYLAYMLKYDSVHGRFKGDVAVDGNDLIVNGKKIRLTAVKNPAELKWDEVGADVVIESTGLFLTKETAEAHIKAGAKKVIMSAPSKDDTPMFVYGVNDKTYAGQAIISNASCTTNCLAPVAKVLNDTFGIKRGLMTTVHAATATQKTVDGPSNKDWRGGRGILENIIPSSTGAAKAVGVVIPELNKKLTGMAFRVPTSDVSVVDLTVELNKEASYEEICAAMKAASEGAMKGVLGYTEDKVVATDFRGESCTSVFDAEAGIALDKTFVKVVSWYDNEWGYSNKCLEMARVIAK is encoded by the coding sequence ATGGCGATCAAGATCGGTATCAACGGCTTCGGCCGCATCGGCCGCATGGTGTTCCGTGCCGCTGTCCAGAACTTTGCCAACGACATCGAAATCGTCGGCATCAACGACCTGCTGGAGCCCGACTACCTGGCCTACATGCTGAAGTACGACAGCGTGCACGGTCGCTTCAAGGGCGACGTGGCCGTGGATGGCAACGACCTGATCGTCAATGGCAAGAAGATCCGCCTGACCGCCGTGAAGAACCCCGCCGAGCTGAAGTGGGACGAAGTGGGCGCCGACGTCGTGATCGAATCGACCGGTCTGTTCCTGACCAAGGAAACCGCTGAAGCCCACATCAAGGCCGGCGCCAAGAAGGTGATCATGTCGGCCCCCTCGAAGGACGACACCCCGATGTTCGTCTACGGCGTCAACGACAAGACCTACGCCGGCCAGGCCATCATCTCCAACGCCTCGTGCACCACCAACTGTCTGGCCCCCGTGGCCAAGGTGCTGAACGACACCTTCGGCATCAAGCGCGGCCTGATGACGACTGTGCACGCCGCCACCGCCACGCAAAAGACCGTGGACGGCCCGTCGAACAAGGACTGGCGCGGTGGCCGTGGCATCTTGGAGAACATCATCCCCTCCAGCACCGGCGCTGCCAAGGCCGTGGGCGTGGTGATCCCCGAGCTGAACAAGAAGCTGACCGGCATGGCCTTCCGCGTGCCCACCTCGGACGTGTCGGTGGTGGACCTGACCGTCGAGCTGAACAAGGAAGCGTCGTACGAAGAGATCTGCGCCGCCATGAAGGCCGCCTCGGAAGGCGCCATGAAGGGCGTGCTGGGCTACACCGAAGACAAGGTGGTGGCCACCGACTTCCGCGGCGAGTCCTGCACCTCGGTGTTCGATGCCGAAGCCGGCATCGCCCTGGACAAGACCTTCGTGAAGGTCGTGTCCTGGTACGACAACGAGTGGGGTTACTCCAACAAGTGCCTGGAAATGGCCCGCGTCATTGCCAAGTGA
- a CDS encoding S8 family serine peptidase — protein MLSRSLWSVAMVGMLCSGLAQAAGDQPMARGWIVKLKDAQPQPVVRLAAAAVPSDGPTSQRNRLWQAAQRQRVSIVAHRPSAFGAQVIRAASTMTLAQAEAEADRLRGDPDVEWVVVNAVERRAATANVLPVTDPAYGSQTWLAPRVSGLAGVGNFPAAWQAVAVPRATSQVAVAVLDTGILSEPDELDGRILQGYDFISESVYARDGNGRDADPSDEGDWMDDATRQSNPLLYADNCENEDSSWHGTAIAAMLVASVNNGQYGTGMLAAFPDVKVLPVRVGGVCGADRADILDAMLWAAGIPFSGSPPVNQNPAKVISLSFGGGDTCSVNTGYPRVIEQLRNAGVLLVASAGNGDDSGRGLSTPTVPANCQGVMAVTALNQRGSKATYANLVRTGDGLWGIGVAGGDVNTSSFATDDGVQTLVDTGSREPSGTFAMSPIAGTSFATPQVAGVAAMLWSLDSSLSLNQVMSILVNSARPWAQVNAELSSLFLPLCSTSQRGACRCTDSTCGSGVLDAAAAVGAVLDESSLFRQELSNDPDPVTNESGGGGGGGHIGWPWGLALYALLLSGWWSQRRRAQNLQAVKV, from the coding sequence ATGCTGAGTCGTAGCCTGTGGTCAGTGGCCATGGTGGGAATGTTGTGCAGTGGCCTGGCCCAGGCAGCAGGTGATCAGCCCATGGCCCGAGGCTGGATCGTCAAGCTCAAAGATGCCCAGCCTCAGCCTGTGGTGCGCCTGGCCGCCGCGGCCGTGCCCTCTGACGGCCCCACCAGCCAGCGCAATCGCCTGTGGCAGGCGGCGCAGCGGCAGCGGGTGAGCATCGTGGCGCATCGGCCTTCTGCGTTCGGAGCGCAGGTCATCAGGGCGGCTTCGACCATGACACTGGCCCAGGCTGAAGCCGAGGCCGACCGGCTGCGCGGCGATCCTGATGTGGAGTGGGTGGTGGTCAACGCCGTTGAGCGACGGGCGGCCACCGCCAATGTATTGCCGGTCACTGATCCAGCTTACGGAAGCCAGACCTGGTTGGCCCCTCGTGTGAGCGGCCTGGCAGGTGTTGGCAATTTTCCTGCTGCGTGGCAGGCTGTGGCTGTGCCCCGGGCGACCTCGCAGGTGGCGGTGGCCGTTCTGGACACCGGTATCCTGAGCGAGCCTGATGAACTGGATGGTCGAATCCTTCAAGGCTACGATTTCATCTCGGAGTCGGTTTATGCCCGGGATGGCAACGGTCGCGATGCTGATCCGTCGGACGAAGGCGACTGGATGGACGATGCCACTCGTCAGAGCAACCCCTTGCTTTATGCCGACAACTGCGAGAACGAAGACAGTTCGTGGCACGGCACGGCGATCGCTGCCATGCTGGTGGCGAGTGTCAATAACGGCCAGTACGGCACAGGCATGTTGGCCGCCTTTCCTGACGTGAAAGTACTTCCGGTTCGCGTTGGTGGTGTTTGCGGCGCCGATCGTGCCGACATTCTGGATGCCATGCTCTGGGCCGCCGGGATTCCTTTTTCTGGCAGTCCCCCCGTGAACCAGAATCCAGCCAAGGTGATTTCCTTGAGCTTTGGCGGCGGCGACACTTGCTCTGTGAACACGGGCTACCCAAGGGTGATCGAGCAGTTGCGCAACGCTGGCGTTTTGCTGGTCGCCTCTGCAGGCAATGGTGACGACTCCGGGCGTGGTCTGAGCACGCCCACAGTGCCTGCCAATTGTCAGGGCGTCATGGCGGTGACGGCGTTGAATCAGCGCGGCTCCAAGGCCACATATGCCAACCTGGTTCGCACAGGTGACGGCCTGTGGGGCATCGGGGTCGCTGGTGGGGATGTCAACACCAGTAGTTTTGCCACCGACGACGGTGTGCAAACCTTGGTTGACACGGGCAGCCGGGAGCCCAGCGGTACGTTCGCCATGTCACCCATTGCAGGCACCAGTTTTGCCACGCCACAGGTGGCCGGCGTGGCGGCCATGCTCTGGTCGCTGGACAGTTCTCTGAGCCTGAACCAGGTGATGTCCATTTTGGTGAACTCGGCCAGACCGTGGGCTCAAGTCAACGCCGAGTTGTCGTCGTTGTTCTTGCCGCTGTGCTCAACCAGTCAGCGTGGCGCGTGCCGATGCACCGACAGCACTTGTGGCTCGGGGGTACTTGATGCCGCTGCAGCGGTCGGAGCGGTGCTGGACGAGTCTTCCCTGTTCCGCCAAGAGCTCAGTAACGATCCTGACCCTGTGACCAATGAATCTGGCGGCGGCGGTGGCGGTGGCCACATCGGCTGGCCCTGGGGCCTTGCGCTTTACGCTCTCTTGCTGAGCGGCTGGTGGTCGCAGCGACGCCGCGCTCAGAACCTGCAGGCCGTGAAAGTCTGA
- a CDS encoding biotin--[acetyl-CoA-carboxylase] ligase, whose translation MPSDTAAAPSAPTTAPALPPSLLSAVNAAAEDIWMACQADWPGLSLEVHPELDSTNTRLMAQGRQGQCQPTVLLALSQTAGRGRRGRSWHAQAGDTLTFSVGVPLALDHVPGGGHTLSLAVGLALAEALDGLGALRAPVGLKWPNDLWVGPRKLGGILIEVTPAPGLPEPMRWVVVGVGLNVRGQPPSADAISLWPAADAPDLAVAQVFAQVVPALLQGMARFALSGFAPLQPRFAQRDVLMGRAVQLWGHEAQPGRDAADDEGQCLGVDADGALLVHTAHGLQRWTSGDVSVRPSP comes from the coding sequence ATGCCCAGTGACACCGCTGCCGCCCCCTCTGCGCCCACCACGGCACCGGCCTTGCCGCCATCGTTGTTGTCGGCCGTGAACGCCGCCGCCGAAGACATCTGGATGGCGTGCCAGGCCGACTGGCCCGGTCTGAGCCTGGAAGTGCACCCCGAACTGGACTCGACCAACACGCGGCTGATGGCCCAGGGGCGCCAGGGCCAGTGCCAGCCCACCGTGCTGCTGGCCCTGTCTCAAACCGCTGGCCGCGGCCGGCGGGGCCGATCCTGGCACGCCCAGGCGGGCGACACCCTCACGTTCTCGGTGGGCGTGCCCCTGGCCCTTGACCACGTGCCCGGTGGAGGCCACACCCTGTCGCTGGCCGTGGGCCTGGCCCTGGCCGAGGCCCTGGACGGCCTGGGCGCCCTGCGCGCGCCAGTGGGGCTCAAATGGCCCAACGATCTGTGGGTGGGCCCGCGCAAGCTGGGCGGCATCCTCATCGAGGTGACCCCGGCCCCCGGACTGCCCGAGCCCATGCGCTGGGTGGTGGTGGGGGTGGGGCTGAATGTGCGAGGCCAGCCGCCCAGCGCCGACGCCATCAGCCTGTGGCCCGCCGCCGACGCCCCCGACCTGGCCGTGGCGCAGGTGTTTGCGCAGGTGGTGCCCGCCTTGCTGCAAGGCATGGCGCGCTTTGCCTTGAGTGGCTTCGCGCCCCTGCAGCCCCGGTTTGCCCAGCGCGATGTGCTGATGGGCCGCGCGGTACAACTGTGGGGCCACGAGGCCCAGCCCGGCCGCGACGCTGCCGACGATGAAGGACAATGCCTGGGTGTGGACGCCGATGGCGCCCTGCTCGTGCACACCGCCCACGGCCTGCAGCGCTGGACCAGCGGCGACGTGAGCGTGCGCCCCTCCCCGTGA
- a CDS encoding SET domain-containing protein — translation MTQATKKNHPAARTASARVPAASAGRRTQVRRSGVHGKGVFAIQPIAVGEVVLEYKGEIITWEEALDRHPHDPEQPNHTFYFHLDDGHVIDGKYQGNSAKWINHCCEPNLEAEQEGFRVYLRALRDIAPGEELFFDYGLVIDERITPTLKKEYACWCGTPSCRGTMLATRRRR, via the coding sequence ATGACGCAAGCCACGAAAAAAAACCACCCGGCGGCCCGCACGGCCAGCGCGCGCGTGCCGGCCGCGTCGGCCGGCCGCCGCACGCAGGTGCGCCGATCCGGGGTGCACGGCAAGGGCGTGTTCGCCATCCAGCCCATTGCCGTCGGCGAGGTGGTGCTGGAATACAAGGGCGAGATCATCACCTGGGAGGAGGCCCTTGATCGCCACCCCCACGACCCCGAGCAGCCCAACCACACGTTTTACTTTCACCTGGACGACGGTCATGTCATCGACGGCAAGTACCAGGGCAACTCGGCCAAGTGGATCAATCACTGCTGCGAACCCAACCTCGAAGCCGAGCAGGAAGGCTTCAGGGTGTATTTGCGCGCACTGAGGGACATCGCCCCCGGCGAAGAGCTGTTCTTCGACTACGGCCTGGTGATCGACGAGCGCATCACGCCCACGCTCAAGAAGGAATACGCCTGCTGGTGCGGCACGCCCAGCTGCCGCGGCACCATGCTGGCCACGCGGCGACGCCGCTGA
- a CDS encoding DNA topoisomerase III produces MSKALVIAEKPSVAQDIVRALTPVDGKFEKHDEYFESEHYVVSSAVGHLVEIKAPDEFDVKRGKWSFANLPVIPPHFDLNPIDKSKGRLNALVKLIKRKDVTTLINACDAGREGELIFRLIVQYAADSTATTRAKGLGKDVKRLWLQSMTPAAIRDGFEALRTDEQMMPLASAARCRSEADWLVGINGTRAMTAFNSRDGGFFLTTVGRVQTPTLSIVVEREEKIRKHVFRDYWEVRGTFGAQAGSYDGKWFDPDFKKDKSATEGSAEAEFKADRVWSAAEAQAIADAVRGQQGTVTEESKPSTQASPLLYDLTTLQREANSRFGFSAKTTLGLAQALYEKHKVLTYPRTDSRALPEDYIPVVKQTMGMIADEDMPGPLKDLAMHARKAVNDGYVKPTKRVFDNAKVSDHFAIIPTLQAPKALTEAEAKLYDMVVKRFIAVFYPSAEFQVTTRITKVAAAGKTHHFQTNGKVLVKPGWLAVYGKEAAEEGDDAHLVPVQAGEAVANEDIVVSAHKTKPPARYTEATLLSAMEGAGKLIDDEELKAAMQEKGLGTPATRAAIIEGLLTEKYMLREGRELIPTAKAFQLMTLLRGLGVVELTKPELTGNWEHQLSEMEKGRLSREAFMAEIAAMTQRVVQKAKEYDRDTIPGDYATLKAPCPNCGGVVKENYRRYTCTGADGQGEGCGFSMGKIPAGRSFELHEVEQLMTEHKLGPLEGFRSKAGWPFTAELKLVKDEETNNWKMEFDFGEDAKKEEESGEPVDFSNATTLGACPKCGGSVYEHGTNYVCEHTLGSGKAKCDFKSGKVILQQPIAPEQMGKLLETGKTDLLENFVSNKTRRKFKAFLSWDAKAGKVGFEFEPRAPKAPAAKKAARKVAAKNSA; encoded by the coding sequence ATGAGCAAAGCCCTGGTCATCGCCGAAAAGCCCTCTGTGGCCCAAGACATCGTCCGCGCCCTGACGCCGGTCGACGGCAAGTTCGAGAAGCACGACGAGTATTTCGAGTCCGAGCACTATGTGGTGAGCTCGGCGGTGGGTCACCTGGTCGAGATCAAGGCCCCGGATGAATTTGACGTGAAGCGCGGCAAGTGGAGCTTCGCCAACCTGCCGGTCATCCCGCCGCACTTCGACCTCAACCCGATCGACAAGAGCAAGGGGCGCCTGAACGCGCTGGTCAAGCTCATCAAGCGCAAGGACGTCACCACCCTGATCAACGCGTGTGACGCGGGACGCGAGGGTGAGCTGATCTTCCGCCTGATCGTGCAGTACGCCGCCGACAGCACGGCCACGACGCGCGCCAAGGGCCTGGGCAAGGATGTGAAGCGCCTGTGGTTGCAGAGCATGACGCCGGCGGCCATCCGCGATGGCTTCGAGGCCCTGCGCACCGATGAGCAGATGATGCCGCTGGCCAGTGCCGCGCGTTGCCGCTCCGAGGCCGACTGGCTGGTGGGCATCAACGGCACGCGCGCCATGACGGCGTTCAACTCGCGCGATGGCGGGTTCTTTTTGACCACCGTGGGCCGGGTGCAGACGCCCACGCTGTCCATCGTGGTGGAGCGCGAAGAAAAGATCCGCAAGCACGTCTTCCGTGACTACTGGGAGGTGCGTGGCACCTTTGGCGCGCAGGCCGGCAGCTACGACGGCAAGTGGTTCGACCCGGACTTCAAGAAGGACAAGAGCGCCACTGAAGGCTCGGCCGAGGCCGAGTTCAAGGCCGACCGCGTCTGGAGTGCGGCCGAGGCGCAGGCCATCGCCGATGCGGTGCGTGGCCAGCAAGGCACCGTCACCGAAGAATCGAAGCCCAGCACGCAGGCCAGCCCGCTGTTGTACGACCTGACCACCTTGCAGCGCGAGGCCAACTCGCGCTTTGGCTTTTCTGCCAAGACCACGCTGGGCCTGGCGCAGGCCCTGTACGAAAAGCACAAGGTGCTGACCTATCCGCGTACCGATTCGCGCGCGCTGCCCGAGGACTACATCCCCGTGGTCAAGCAAACGATGGGCATGATCGCCGACGAGGACATGCCTGGCCCGCTGAAGGACCTGGCCATGCACGCCCGCAAGGCGGTCAACGACGGCTACGTCAAGCCCACCAAGCGCGTGTTCGACAACGCCAAGGTGTCGGATCACTTCGCCATCATCCCCACGCTGCAGGCGCCCAAGGCCCTGACCGAGGCCGAGGCCAAGCTCTACGACATGGTGGTCAAGCGCTTCATCGCGGTGTTCTACCCCTCGGCCGAGTTCCAGGTCACCACGCGCATCACCAAGGTGGCCGCCGCCGGCAAGACGCACCACTTCCAGACCAACGGCAAGGTGCTCGTCAAGCCGGGCTGGCTGGCGGTGTACGGCAAGGAAGCGGCCGAGGAGGGCGATGACGCCCACCTGGTGCCGGTGCAGGCCGGTGAGGCCGTGGCCAACGAAGACATCGTGGTCTCGGCGCACAAGACCAAGCCGCCCGCCCGCTACACCGAAGCCACGCTGCTGAGCGCCATGGAAGGCGCGGGCAAGCTCATCGACGACGAAGAGCTCAAGGCCGCGATGCAGGAAAAGGGGCTGGGCACGCCCGCCACGCGCGCGGCCATCATCGAAGGCCTGCTGACCGAGAAGTACATGCTGCGCGAAGGCCGCGAGCTGATCCCCACGGCCAAGGCCTTCCAGTTGATGACGCTGCTGCGCGGCCTGGGTGTGGTCGAGCTCACCAAGCCTGAGCTGACCGGCAACTGGGAGCACCAGCTCTCCGAGATGGAGAAGGGGCGTTTGAGCCGCGAGGCCTTCATGGCCGAAATCGCCGCGATGACGCAACGCGTGGTGCAAAAAGCCAAGGAGTACGACCGCGACACCATCCCGGGCGACTACGCCACACTGAAGGCGCCGTGCCCCAACTGCGGTGGCGTGGTCAAAGAGAACTACCGCCGCTACACCTGCACCGGGGCCGATGGCCAGGGCGAGGGCTGTGGCTTCAGCATGGGCAAGATCCCGGCGGGCCGCAGCTTCGAGCTGCACGAGGTGGAGCAGCTGATGACCGAGCACAAGCTGGGCCCGTTGGAGGGCTTCCGCTCGAAGGCGGGCTGGCCCTTCACGGCCGAGCTCAAGCTGGTGAAGGACGAGGAGACGAACAACTGGAAGATGGAGTTCGACTTTGGCGAAGACGCCAAGAAGGAAGAGGAGTCTGGCGAGCCGGTGGACTTCAGCAACGCCACCACGCTGGGTGCCTGCCCCAAGTGCGGCGGCAGCGTGTACGAGCACGGCACCAACTACGTGTGCGAGCACACGCTGGGCTCGGGCAAGGCCAAGTGCGACTTCAAGAGCGGCAAGGTCATCCTGCAGCAGCCGATCGCGCCTGAGCAGATGGGCAAGCTGCTGGAAACGGGCAAGACCGACCTGCTGGAGAACTTCGTGTCCAACAAGACACGGCGCAAGTTCAAGGC